The Lonchura striata isolate bLonStr1 chromosome 5, bLonStr1.mat, whole genome shotgun sequence genome window below encodes:
- the LOC144246319 gene encoding kinesin-like protein KIF21A — MSLGGHPNNVVSVKYCNYTSLVFTVSTSYIKVWDIRDSAKCIRTLTSSGQAMPADVCSGSTNRTVAIPAGENQINQIALNPTGTFLYAAAGNSVRMWDLKRFQSTGKLTGHQGPVMCLTVNQISNGQDLIITGSKDHYIKMFDVTEGALGSVSPTHNFEPPHYDGIEALAIIGDNLFSGSRDNGIKKWDLPQKDLLQQVPNAHKDWVCALGLVPGVPVLLSGCRGGTLKLWKVDPFAPIGEMKGHDSPINAICTNSSQIFTAADDRTVRIWKARNMIDGQISDTGDASEDLASN; from the exons ATGTCTTTAGGGGGTCATCCAAATAATGTAGTTTCTGTTAAATACTGCAACTACACAAGCCTGGTTTTTACAGTTTCAACCTCCTATATCAAGGTGTGGGACATCAGAGATTCCGCAAAGTGCATTCGGACGTTGAC GTCTTCAGGACAAGCTATGCCTGCTGATGTGTGTTCTGGAAGTACTAACAGAACAGTTGCTATCCCAGCTGGAGAGAACCAGATCAATCAAATTGCACTAAATCCAACTGGCACATTCCTCTATGCAGCTGCTGGAAACTCAGTGAGGATGTGGGACCTGAAAAG ATTTCAGTCTACAGGAAAGCTAACTGGTCATCAGGGTCCTGTTATGTGCCTTACTGTCAATCAGATCTCCAATGGACAAGATCTTATTATCACTGGTTCAAAGGATCATTATATAAAG atgtTTGATGTGACTGAAGGGGCTCTTGGAAGTGTAAGTCCTACACACAATTTTGAACCTCCTCATTATGATGGCATTGAAGCACTTGCTATTATAGGAGATAACCTTTTTAGTGGCTCGAGGGATAATGGAATTAAGAAATGGGATTTGCCTCAAAAAGACCTTCTTCAG CAAGTCCCTAATGCTCACAAGGACTGGGTTTGTGCTCTTGGCCTGGTGCCCGGTGTGCCGGTTCTGCTCAGCGGCTGCAGGGGAGGCACCCTCAAGCTCTGGAAAGTGGATCCCTTTGCACCCATTGGGGAGATGAAGGGACATGACAGCCCTATAAATGCCATCTGCACCAACTCCAGCCAGATTTTTACAGCAGCAGA TGATCGCACTGTGAGGATCTGGAAAGCTCGAAATATGATAGATGGACAGATCTCAGATACAGGAGATGCAAGTGAAGATCTTGCCAGTAATTGA